The following proteins come from a genomic window of Zonotrichia albicollis isolate bZonAlb1 chromosome 12, bZonAlb1.hap1, whole genome shotgun sequence:
- the KLF15 gene encoding Krueppel-like factor 15, producing MVDHLLPTDESFSSTRSSLGYFGDMTAGVRSYQMLPSPLSEDDSDSSSFCSCSSPDSQVLSSSYGSTSSAESQDSILDYLLSQASLGNTTTASWWDKRRLQPIVKEEYFRLPEFSVDMEDSGPFQPTLEEIEEFLEENMDLELKERPKSETKDLRACSQVSVASLQQKDHMLPSTSLKESKNEQLTGSTEGGQASNGGVTLENGIPVMLQIQPVQIKQESNTSPTSQGPAQENIKIAQLLVNIQGQTFALVPQIVQSSNLNLSSKFVRIAPVPIAAKPIGPGGMIQGQTGIIMGQKFQKNPAAELIKMHKCSFPGCTKMYTKSSHLKAHLRRHTGEKPFACTWPGCGWRFSRSDELSRHRRSHSGVKPYQCPVCEKKFARSDHLSKHVKVHRFPRSSRSVRAVN from the exons ATGGTGGATCACTTGCTGCCTACTGATGAATCCTTTTCATCAACAAGGTCTTCTCTTGGATACTTTGGGGACATGACAGCTGGCGTGAGGTCCTACCAAATGCTGCCCTCTCCCCTGTCAGAAGATGACAGTGACTCGTCCAGCTTTTGTTCTTGTTCCAGCCCTGACTCCCAGGTCCTCAGCTCCAGCTATGGAAGCACATCCAGTGCAGAAAGTCAGGACAGTATCTTAGACTATTTATTGTCCCAGGCTTCTTTGGGGAACACCACCACTGCATCATGGTGGGACAAAAGGAGACTTCAGCCAATAGTGAAAGAGGAGTACTTTAGGTTGCCTGAATTTTCCGTGGATATGGAAGACTCAGGACCATTTCAGCCCACGCTTGAGGAAATTGAGGAATTTTTGGAGGAGAATATGGACTTGGAGCTCAAAGAAAGACCTAAAAGTGAGACCAAGGACTTGAGAGCTTGCAGCCAGGTTTCTGTTGCTTCTCTGCAGCAAAAAGACCATATGCTACCCAGTACTAGTTtaaaagagagtaaaaatgAGCAGTTGACTGGCTCAACGGAAGGTGGCCAAGCTTCAAATGGAGGAGTGACCCTGGAGAATGGAATACCAGTTATGCTCCAAATTCAGCCTGTGCAGATCAAACAGGAGTCCAACACCAGCCCCACGTCCCAAGGACCAGCACAGGAGAACATTAAAATTGCACAGCTCCTTGTCAACATCCAAGGACAGACATTTGCCCTTGTGCCTCAGATAGTTCAGTCGTCCAATTTGAACTTGTCCTCTAAATTTGTCCGCATTGCTCCCGTCCCCATCGCCGCCAAGCCAATTGGGCCAGGGGGCATGATCCAGGGGCAGACGGGAATCATCATGGGTCAGAAATTTCAAAAGAACCCTGCAGCTGAACTCATTAAAATGCATAAATGTTCTTTTCCTGGCTGCACCAAGATGTACACGAAAAGCAGCCATTTGAAAGCCCACCTGAGGAGGCACACAGGAGAAAAGCCCTTTGCGTGCACGTGGCCGGGCTGTGGATGGAG GTTCTCCAGGTCAGATGAGCTGTCCCGGCACAGGCGCTCCCACTCGGGGGTGAAGCCCTACCAGTGTCCAGTGTGTGAGAAGAAGTTTGCTCGCAGTGACCACTTGTCCAAGCACGTCAAGGTGCACCGGTTCCCGCGCAGCAGCCGCTCCGTGCGCGCCGTGAACTGa